In the Malania oleifera isolate guangnan ecotype guangnan chromosome 1, ASM2987363v1, whole genome shotgun sequence genome, one interval contains:
- the LOC131152589 gene encoding uncharacterized protein LOC131152589 → MIVKNSGIKMSGDRHSPRINTFLIKAEIEMKLGRHNADKYFDLLNAFLSLKMSKSEFDKRCIGTIGRENLYLHNCLIRSIIKNSRLSKTPPPKESKVEDSFNSKIANGYQRSCLQSLCRDVFPQSPRKGRTPNIRDRKFRDRPSPLGPHGKIHSVACEDSVPKVQEQQSATELLSVSSRPPREIISVEDGEEVEQIAESPSIRSRSPVRAPLGIPMNLKVKRKSLINGAASTLDTCHSCGELPDSTSLRYRLEQKLEMEGCKISADCINILNHSLNVFLKRLIKPCLESASSRAGNKNLNQVGDQVIPRLSGMGPASYVQKPTGSVYASMLDFRVAMELNPVLLGEDWPSQLEKISLRASEK, encoded by the coding sequence ATGATTGTGAAGAATTCGGGAATCAAAATGTCGGGGGATCGGCATTCCCCTCGAATTAATACTTTCCTGATAAAAGCTGAGATTGAAATGAAGCTTGGGCGCCATAATGCGGATAAATACTTTGATCTCTTGAATGCATTTTTGAGTCTTAAGATGAGCAAATCTGAGTTTGATAAGCGCTGCATTGGCACAATAGGGAGAGAAAATCTCTACCTTCATAATTGCCTTATTAGATCAATTATAAAAAATTCTCGCTTATCTAAGACTCCCCCACCAAAAGAGAGCAAAGTAGAAGATTCCTTCAATTCTAAAATCGCAAATGGGTATCAAAGAAGCTGTCTTCAGTCACTCTGTAGAGACGTGTTTCCCCAGTCACCGCGAAAAGGAAGAACTCCAAATATTCGCGATCGTAAGTTCCGGGATCGACCGAGTCCTCTTGGGCCTCATGGCAAGATACATAGTGTTGCATGTGAAGATTCAGTCCCTAAAGTTCAAGAACAACAAAGTGCTACTGAGCTTCTTTCTGTCAGCAGCAGGCCTCCACGTGAAATTATCTCAGTGGAAGATGGGGAAGAAGTTGAGCAGATTGCTGAAAGCCCAAGCATTCGTAGTAGAAGCCCTGTTAGAGCTCCTCTTGGCATTCCTATGAACTTAAAAGTGAAACGAAAATCACTCATTAATGGAGCAGCATCTACTCTGGACACTTGTCATAGCTGTGGTGAGCTACCTGATTCCACTTCTTTAAGGTACAGATTAGAGCAGAAGTTGGAGATGGAGGGTTGCAAGATCTCGGCGGATTGCATTAACATATTGAACCATAGCCTGAATGTTTTCCTGAAGAGGCTGATAAAGCCCTGTTTGGAATCAGCCAGTTCGAGAGCTGGAAACAAAAACTTAAACCAAGTTGGTGATCAGGTCATTCCCCGTTTGAGTGGAATGGGGCCAGCAAGTTATGTACAAAAACCAACTGGGTCTGTTTATGCGTCCATGTTAGACTTCCGGGTTGCAATGGAGTTGAATCCGGTGTTGCTGGGAGAGGATTGGCCATCACAACTTGAGAAGATTTCTTTGCGTGCATCAGAAAAATAA